Proteins encoded in a region of the Babesia bovis T2Bo chromosome 4 map unlocalized Chr4_2, whole genome shotgun sequence genome:
- a CDS encoding FF domain family protein produces the protein MGDIGVPKSWDRLGDTKWYRVETSTKKVYYYNRCTKESRWEMPDIGIPEKPSSDSAGSISADDLNNFKSLIKELNLPASTRFDEALPKLLFDSRFTRIPQPERRRVFQQCQRDIVRESSRSIGEIVKSYGVEVDNSNNAKALPVKRSRGDRLTEPDRPGIESNAQRSRKPRIEVQSRESLAASMAHNAFMSMLHERIRMPFLDGEIVPLDDDLLQGDPRAEGCSAKDRKVLYDKFVSEFLEARLALFDQKLSNIGSEQVSSSLDEVIKLVGERLFHDLPRQRLQVVFNRWNDVVKAELLDDFNLLLRQTVCHHDGSLEENLTRIKSQLRNDPRYRRLGVFREERDRLVMQRLSELESEHIKNRH, from the exons ATGGGTGACATTGGTGTCCCTAAGTCCTGGGACCGTTTAGGTGACACTAAATG GTACCGAGTGGAGACCTCGACCAAAAAGGTATACTACTACAACCGATGTACAAAGGAG TCACGATGGGAAATGCCGGATATCGGCATTCCGGAGAAACCTTCTTCCGATTCAGCTGGAAGCATATCAGCGGACGACTTGAATAACTTCAAATCGCTCATCAAAGAGCTGAATCTACCTGCCAGTACCAGATTCGACGAG GCACTGCCTAAGCTACTGTTCGACTCCAGGTTTACACGTATCCCGCAGCCAGAGCGCAGGAGAGTATTTCAACAGTGTCAGCGTGACATTGTACGTGAATCAAGTCGGTCTATAGGTGAAATCGTGAAGAGCTATGGCGTGGAAGTGGACAACTCCAACAATGCCAAGGCGTTACCGGTTAAACGTTCGAGAGGTGATAGGTTAACTGAACCGGATAGGCCCGGTATAGAATCCAATGCACAGCGCTCTAGGAAACCCAGGATAGAAGTCCAATCGCGTGAATCTCTAGCAGCCTCCATGGCTCATAATGCTTTCATGAGCATGTTACATGAGCGCATACGTATGCCGTTTTTGGATGGTGAAATAGTACCACTGGACGACGACTTGTTGCAAGGTGACCCTAGGGCTGAGGGTTGCAGCGCAAAAGACCGCAAAGTCCTCTATGACAAGTTCGTTTCAGAATTCCTGGAGGCTAGATTGGCCCTATTCGACCAGAAGCTCAGTAACATAGGCAGCGAGCAGGTGTCTAGCTCCCTGGATGAG GTTATAAAACTCGTTGGAGAGAGGCTATTCCACGATTTGCCTAGACAGCGTCTGCAGGTGGTATTCAACCGTTGGAATGACGTAGTT AAGGCTGAGCTTCTGGATGACTTTAATCTCCTTTTGCGCCAGACTGTGTGTCACCACGACGGCAGTCTTGAGGAGAATCTAACGCGCATAAAATCGCAACTACGT